The Denticeps clupeoides chromosome 5, fDenClu1.1, whole genome shotgun sequence genome includes a region encoding these proteins:
- the ncoa7a gene encoding nuclear receptor coactivator 7, giving the protein MGVAYSVGEVDHLYTFFVQWSPDIYNRDSTEQSFLVVKDPGTGPRNWEILIKDEKRRQSICFSLEGEEPDDLLPVLRDPSLILGDHHLETLVKHLPARIQVYSWRLVYSTAEHGTSLKTLYRRMASIDSPVLLAIKDMDNQVFGAFSSHPFRVSECCYGTGETFLYSFSPNFNIFRWSGENYYFVKGFLDSLQMGAGGGRFGLWLDADLNRGSSYSCHTFHNQPLSPHHDFTVQELEAWTFE; this is encoded by the exons ATGGGGGTCGCGTACAGCGTGGGCGA GGTGGACCACCTTTACACTTTCTTCGTCCAGTGGTCGCCGGATATCTACAACCGAGACAGCACGGAGCAGAGCTTTCTGGTCGTGAAGGACCCAGGAACTGGACCCAGGAACTGGGAG ATCCTTATTAAAGATGAAAAGCGGAGACAGAGCATCTGTTTCTCTCTGGAGGGCGAAGAACCTGATGATCTACTGCCGGTGCTGAGGGACCCAAGCCTCATACTAGGAGACCACCATCTTGAAACC TTGGTGAAACACTTGCCTGCACGGATACAGGTATATTCATGGCGTCTGGTGTACAGTACTGCCGAGCACGGCACAAGCCTGAAGACCCTCTACAGGAGAATGGCCAGCATAGACAGTCCGGTTCTCCTGGCTATTAAAGACATGGACAACCAG GTGTTTGGGGCCTTCTCATCGCACCCATTCAGGGTGAGTGAATGCTGCTATGGCACAGGAGAGACCTTCCTCTACAGCTTCAGTCCAAACTTTAACATCTTCAGATGGAGTGGTGAAAACTACTACTTTGTGAAAGGCTTCCTTGATTCTCTACAGATGGGTGCAGGAGG GGGGCGCTTTGGCCTCTGGCTGGATGCTGACCTGAACCGGGGCTCAAGCTACTCTTGCCATACCTTCCACAACCAGCCTCTGTCACCTCATCACGACTTCACTGTGCAGGAGCTGGAAGCTTGGACCTTTGAGTGA
- the LOC114790924 gene encoding nuclear receptor coactivator 7-like, which produces MRPLPQNTMILYTTKNCDEPYVQIITVGEQDRQGVCSYEDEEPDVLQPKLKNPSHILEDHHIESLVKHLPARIQVHSWRLVYSTAEHGTSLKTLYRRMASIDSPVLLAIKDMDNQQVFGAFSSHPFRVSECCYGTGETFLYTFSPHFSIFRWSGENCYFVKGFLDSLQMGGGGGRFGLWLDADLHQGSSFSCHTFHNVPLLPHHDFTVQELEVWTFEYSKPALV; this is translated from the exons ATGAGACCTTTACCACAAAATACGATGATCCTCTACACAACTAAAAACTGCGATGAGCCATATGTACAG ATCATCACTGTTGGAGAACAGGACAGGCAGGGCGTCTGTAGCTATGAGGATGAAGAACCTGACGTCCTACAGCCAAAACTGAAAAATCCAAGCCACATATTAGAAGACCACCATATTGAAAGC TTGGTGAAACACTTGCCTGCACGGATACAGGTACATTCATGGCGCCTGGTGTACAGTACTGCCGAGCACGGCACAAGCCTGAAGACCCTCTACAGGAGAATGGCCAGCATAGACAGTCCGGTTCTCCTGGCTATCAAAGACATGGACAACCAG CAGGTTTTTGGAGCCTTCTCATCACACCCATTCAGGGTGAGTGAATGCTGCTATGGGACGGGGGAGACTTTCCTCTACACCTTCAGTCCACATTTTAGCATCTTTAGGTGGAGCGGAGAAAATTGCTACTTCGTGAAAGGCTTCCTTGATTCTCTACAGATGGGCGGAGGGGG GGGGCGCTTTGGCCTCTGGCTGGATGCTGACTTGCACCAGGGTTCAAGCTTCTCTTGCCATACCTTCCACAATGTACCGCTGTTGCCCCATCATGATTTTACAGTGCAGGAGCTTGAAGTGTGGACTTTTGAGTACAGCAAACCTGCATTGGTGTAA